The genomic segment CCGCTTATCTTTCAGGCGATAGGAGTCTCCTGAAATCGGGACCACATGGGCGTGGTGGAGCAGTCGGTCAAGTAGCGCCGCTGTCAGCGTGGCATCGTCTGCAAACGTCTGGTCCCATTGCCCAAACGGCAGATTGGAGGTCAGGATGAGACTTCCCACTTCATAGCGTTTGGCAATGACTTGGAACAGAAGATTCGCCTGTTCCCGATTCATGGGAAGGTACCCGACCTCGTCAATGATCAACAGCCGGTAGGGACGCACGATGCGTTTGATAGCCTCTTCCAGGGTGTTCTGCCGTAGTGCCGTGCTCAGTGTCATCAGCAGATCTGCCGCCGTGATGAAACGCGTCTTGATTCCAGCCTGGGTTGCCCTGTAGCCCAAGGCGATGGCCAAGTGGGTTTTGCCCACCCCACTGGCGCCCAGCAAGACCACGTTCTCGCTGCGCTCCACGAAGGCCAGACTGCCA from the Rhodoferax potami genome contains:
- the istB gene encoding IS21-like element helper ATPase IstB encodes the protein MSLQMERLRELCDQLRLLNLPDQLAHLGQMAAKKELGYLEFLEQALRGEALARVERTRAMLTRIAGFPAIKTLDEFDFQFASGVPKPLVQELGSLAFVERSENVVLLGASGVGKTHLAIALGYRATQAGIKTRFITAADLLMTLSTALRQNTLEEAIKRIVRPYRLLIIDEVGYLPMNREQANLLFQVIAKRYEVGSLILTSNLPFGQWDQTFADDATLTAALLDRLLHHAHVVPISGDSYRLKDKRRAGVIAASSNTLLKRKRSHLDTQEEQAA